The following is a genomic window from Sciurus carolinensis chromosome 3, mSciCar1.2, whole genome shotgun sequence.
GCCTCCTTCCTGGGCTGCTCTGGAGCTCCACAGGCCAGCTGTCTTGAGGGTgcgggtgggggggtgggggaggctgaCTGGGGCCCAGGGAGAGGATTATTACCAGGCCTCTCATCCTGCGCTCCCTGTGGGACCGAGGCTATCTTCTTCCTGCTCTCTGGGGTCTCTGTGTCCCCCAAACCCTGCTGACTCCCAACCCCATGAGCAGAGAAGGGTTCGTGCAGAAGAGCTGGCTGCAGGAGCCTGGCTGGATCGTGGGCCTCCTGGTGGGCCTCCTGGTGGGCCTCCCTTGCCGGcagctcctcccctcctccaccttccTCTTCGGAGGTGTGTGCTGGATTCCATTCTCAGGTTGCAGAGGGAGAGCCCCTGCCCTATGGTGGCGGACTGCCCCAGTTAGGCCCAGGAGGAGCAGGGTCACCTGTCTCAGGGCAGGGGTGGGCCTCTCCTTGTGGCAGTGAAGCCCTCACAGGGGTGGGTGGGTCCCCAGGTAGGTTGGGACCCGGTTCCCAGTCTTTCCCCAGGTGAAGGAGGTCTTGAGGTTTGGGTCCTGGACCCACCTCCACTGCCCTGAACTTATGCTGCCACCTCCGCTCAGTCTCTTTCTGAGGGCCTATAGGTCTCCCAGCCTCCACCCCCATCCATCTGTCCTCACGTTGGCTAGGGGCAGCCTAACCCCTGGCCCCTGGAGGCATCTGGGGCCATGTACACATGGCCTCTCAAACTTGGGTGTGAATTTTGCAGTTTCCTAGCTGTGAAATGGGCGGGCTGGTGTGGTGTTGAACTCGGAGCTCTGCACACAACACCCTGAGTTGACACCAGGAAGGGATGTGCCACCTTAGCTCCACCgcctgtctttgaacttgcagccGAGGGTCCGCAGGAGCCTGATCCCACACTGTGGAACGAACCCGCCGAGCTGCCGGAGCTGCCGTCAGGAGAAGGTCCCATGGAGAGTACCAGCCCCGGCCAGGAGCCTGCGCTCACCGCTGCACCAGCTCCCACCTCTGCGCCGGGCCCCGAGGACAGCACGTCGCGGGAGCGGCTGGACCAGGGCGGCGGTACGGGCTTGGGGAAGAGGGCGTAAGGGGAAGGGGAGCCGAGGGAAGGGCGGCCGCGCCCGGCGTCGGGGCTGACGCGGTCTCCGTCCTCCGCAGGCTCGCTGGGGCCCGGTGCCATCGCAGCCATCGTGATCGCCGCCCTGCTGGCCACCTGCGTGGTGCTGGCGCTGGTGGTCGTCGCGCTGAGAAAGTTTTCCACCTCCTGAAGCAAATAAATGAGCCGCGCCCGCTCGCGGCGCGACTCGGCTGCACTCCCGTGTGCCCTGTGTCTGCGCGTGCGCCCGCGCGTGAGTGTGAGCGCGCATGCAGGTGTTCCAGAGTGCGCGGCAGCGCTGCGTGTGCGGCGACGTGGTGGAGGGCTCGAGGCGTGCGACACGTGCGCGTGCGAGCCCGCGTGCACGTGATGTGCTGGAGAGTGCGCGCAAAACCGCGGCGCGTGCGTGGGTCGGCCGCCGAGCGCTGGTGCTGGAGCGCGAGCGCTCCGCAAGCCGACGGCAGGCCGCTCTCCAGCTCGCGGGGCCCTGCTCCTGTCGCGAGCACCTTGGGCAGGTCCACACACCGCCCAGCAACCGAAGCCAAGGGAGCGGGAGGCTGGCAGGGCAGAATAGCCCTAGGGAACCTGTCCCCTGCCCCTAGAGACCCTGGGGATGTGGAGGGCTTTCAGGCTCCCAGGCAAAAGCCCAGTTTTTCTGGGTGACGCTGCCACCCATTGACTTAGACTCAGCACGGGCCCCATCTTCGCTCACAGCCCCTCTACTCCGGGTTGCCCCAGGAGTGGGATAAGCCAGGGGTGAAGCTGGGTACTATCAGCGCTGTCCATACTCCTCACCCTCCCACTGGGCCTGGGTGGGTTGCGCTGCTTCAACAGGGACTTGGAGAGTCCCTTGGGCTGGCCTTTCCAAGCTCAGCTGTCCTTATTGGAACCTGTCCACCCTGTTGCCCCTCCGCCAGCCCCCTGCACTTTGCCTGTGCCTTGCCTTCTGTCTCCAGACTTAACAGGAGAGGACTGATCCTGAGGTTTACAGTGGCTGGCACGTGGGCAGAGGCGCAGCTCTGGCCCCACCCTGGGGCCCGTGGGAGCTGGACATGGAGGCAGCGGGTAGAAGCTATCCCTTGGGGATGGTTTAGTGCAGCTGGAGAAGGCCTGGGCAGGGATGCTGGAGAGAAGCTGCTGGAACCCAccccacctttttttaaaaacccttttcCCCTCAAAACTGTTTTGGCCTCTTTGGCTTCACTGGGGGCGTTTTTCTGCCAAGACCATTCTTCCTGGATACTCCAGAGCCAGACCTGCACCCTCCTCACCCTCACATTCTTGGGCGCAGGCCCCATAGAAGCCTGTGGAACAGCTTCCGCTCTGGCAGACTTCCCAGAGCACATCATGGGTTAAAAGGCCGGCTTATAAAGGAGTGCTATAAAACTGACCGATTTTCATGAAACTGTTGAAATCATTTCATTCCACATGCCATTGAGTAGCCAAAACCCTTGCTGGAGCAGATAATCCAACTCAGTATACGGCTCCTGGATTCAGAAAGCCTGGGTGATAGCCACCCCAGGCCTTATCTCAGTCCCCTCCCCCACCTAGGGCTCAGAAAGGGGCCCCTCTGCTCCCTACTCCTGTGGGACTCTGGTGCAGATGCTCCCAGTGGGGCTGCATCAAGGTCCCCAGAGCATGAGCTGTTTACTGGGCCCAGGGCCCTCTGCTCCCAGCTGGCCCGCATTGCTGCAGGTGACACATGCTCCCAGGGATGCTCAAAGGGTCTGAGGTCTCAGGAAGGCCAAGGACCCCACTGTGGCCTGTGGAAAGATGCTACCAAATCCCACTGGCTCGAACTCCAAGGCCTGTTCTGTGGACAGTGTCCTGACAGAGAGTTCCTGGTCCCAGGTGCACACGCCCTGGACGCTCAGGGACAGAATCAGGAGTGGGGATGAGGTAGCTCTGCTGGCCAGCCAGGCCAGGAGAGGGACCGCAGCCCCTGGTAACCGGCTGCTACTGAAGGCTTGAAGAAGTGGCCAAAGCCAACATTTGGGGCAGGTAGGGAGGTCCCCCACTTTGGGACCACCTCAGTGCCCCTGTGACCAAGGTTCTTCTCAATTCCATGTAGTGAAAGGATCTCCCCAATGGCCCCGCTGGAGTGGAGGCTCAGCCCCTTCCATTTGGAGACCTGACCCTGGCTGCTCTCCGCTCCCCTGGAAGCCTCCTCAGTCCCCTCCTTTGGAACGTGCCTCCCCCCACTGGCCTGGAAAGGTGCTCCCTCtcccagcccagaaccagaggcCTCATTCCTCTGCACCAGGGCAATACAGAATACCCCTTCACCTCTTATGTTTTATACATGATGCTTCTTTTAATGCAGCCAAAAAATGGTATTTGCTTTTCTCAGAACCATAACCATACAGGATGCAGTGACCAATTCATTCCATAAAACACCTGGGCTCCTTAAGGGGCCAGAAGACACAAGTTACATCCAGCCCATCAAGGAGCCAGAGGTGACATGGGCCCTCAGCCAAGCTCTGGTAGGCCTGCCACGGAGCAGGGCCTGGCCGTGCAGCCAGAGGCGGCAGAGGCAGGGGCAAGGGAGGACAAGTGGCTGGTCTCAGTCCTGTGAGCCGGAGACCAAGAGCTGCTCATCAAGCTCTGTCAGGCAAAGGCAGCCCATCGGTGTGCCTGGTAGGTTCTGCAGCTTCCAAGGTAGGGAAGGGCACGTGCAGTGCAGGGGCATGACGGTCGTCACCCGCCACCTCGCCCGCCAGGGACACCGGGCTCAGGGACTCCAGTGGTCCTGGGAGGCCTCTGGAGCATGCCTGTCCCCCAACCCCGCGAAGAGGCAAGAGAGGGGTGGTGTAAATACTGCTGACAACACGCCTTGTCCTTCACGAGGACCGGGAGAGGTGGCGGCTCCAGCCTCTAGGTGAAGGAGGGCAGGACGCGCGAGCACTGGCCACGTGGCAGGGACAGGGTGTACACCCAGGCTCCTTCTGTGGCACCCTGGGGGTGCCAGCCCGTCCTTCCCCAGGCCCTCCTTGACGGCCAGGGTCCTGCCAGGCCTGCCCGCTCCCCTCCTTGTGCAGGCTGGTGCCTGGCCAGCGGTCACTGCCGATTCCGGCTGCCCAGCTTCCTGCGGTCCTTGTTCTGGCTGCGCTGAGGGTCATCCATCTTATGGACACGGAAACATTCCTTGAGGTTCTGAGAGCGGATCTTGGGGTTCAGGATCTCCTCGGTCATGGAGCTGGGGAACCAGCCTCTCTCCTGGTCATGCAGGCGCTCCCCAAAGATCCACCctgaggaggaggcagcagggtCAGGCACTCCATGGGGCAGGGGCCGGGCCTGGGCGGAGGCGCCCCAAGCCAGGGCTCCTGTCTGTGTGGGGAGCAAAGGTGAGGGACTCCTTCCCAGAGGGAGCAGCTGGGCATGCCCTGCCCGAGGGCTCAGGTCAGGTTCACCCGTGAGCTGGGGAGGCAGGGGTGTGTGCAGAGGACCAGGCTGCGGGCTCTGGCACAGGGCTCCCCACTGACTCTGGAGCCCATTCTGGAACCCATAGTGATCCACACCAGGCCTCGAGCCCCGAAAGGCTACCCCCCAAAGTCAGGTATCCAAAGGGCCCACTGGGGTGGTAGCTGAGCAGTTGGTTACCTAGCCTGGACCTAGAGATCATCTCCTTATTGATCAGTTCCTCTCAGAGTCTCAGCTTCCCAAAGGCCAGTGTGGCCAGCTGAGGGTGGCCTCTGAGCTGGTGGCCCTTGAGTCACGGTGCTCTGGGTCCCTGCTTGCTCAGCCTCCTTCCCCCAGAGATCTTTGCTGGGCCTGGAGGCATATACCCACCAGCTCTGGGGGGTCTGGGGCATGCTCTCTGCAGGTCACCTGGAGGCGGGTGTGTATTCAGTTGGCGAGGGACTTTGGAATGGGGCCAGAAGGGGCCTGGCTAGAGGAGGCCTCCCGGAAGAGGGCCTGGCCATCTAGCCTGGGCTGAGAAACGGGGGAGGGGAGCCAGGCACAGCAGTCGTGCCTGCCATCCCAGTGACTGGGcgcctaggcaggaggattgcaagttcaaagccagcctcagcaacttagtgagaccctcagtgatttagtgagaccctgtctcaaaataaaaatttgaaaaggggctggggatacagctcggTTGCTAG
Proteins encoded in this region:
- the Snorc gene encoding protein SNORC, with translation MASFLALRMALLLISGVLAPAVLTAEGPQEPDPTLWNEPAELPELPSGEGPMESTSPGQEPALTAAPAPTSAPGPEDSTSRERLDQGGGSLGPGAIAAIVIAALLATCVVLALVVVALRKFSTS